From Serinicoccus profundi, the proteins below share one genomic window:
- a CDS encoding acetyl-CoA C-acetyltransferase, protein MPEIVICSPLRTPVGGFLGSLATLSAADLGTQLLTELLARTGLQDGDVDDVVVGNANPSGEIPALGRILALNTGLDSAPGMQLDRRCGSGLQALLTAAAQVASGGSRLVVAGGAESMSQVEHYALLRQGVRAGVELADRLARARSTAGGEHHPIPGGMIETAENLRRDYGITREAQDALAHRSHQVAAAAQREGRFADEVVPVEVPGRKGSTVVEADEHIRPDTTTESLAGLRPILGRQDPDATVTAGNASGQNDAAALCVVTTRERAEELGLHPMLALRSWAVAGVAPETMGIGPVPATAAALERAGLTLADLDLIELNEAFAAQALAVLTEWGMADPASWDRLNVNGSGISLGHPVGATGARILATLAHELGRREGRYALETMCIGGGQGLAALFERVS, encoded by the coding sequence ATGCCCGAGATCGTCATCTGCTCGCCCCTGCGGACGCCCGTCGGGGGCTTCCTCGGCAGCCTCGCCACCTTGTCCGCCGCCGACCTGGGGACCCAGCTGCTCACCGAGCTCCTGGCCCGCACCGGGCTGCAGGACGGCGACGTCGACGACGTCGTCGTGGGCAATGCCAACCCCTCCGGCGAGATCCCCGCACTCGGCCGGATCCTCGCCCTCAACACCGGCCTCGACTCGGCGCCGGGGATGCAGCTGGACCGCCGCTGCGGCTCGGGCCTCCAGGCGCTCCTCACCGCCGCCGCCCAGGTCGCGAGCGGGGGGAGCCGGCTGGTCGTCGCCGGTGGGGCCGAGTCGATGAGCCAGGTCGAGCACTACGCCCTGCTGCGCCAGGGCGTGCGCGCCGGGGTCGAGCTGGCGGACCGGCTCGCGCGGGCCCGGTCCACGGCCGGGGGAGAGCACCACCCCATCCCCGGCGGGATGATCGAGACCGCGGAGAACCTCCGCCGGGACTACGGCATCACCCGCGAGGCCCAGGACGCGCTGGCCCACCGCTCGCACCAGGTGGCCGCCGCGGCCCAGCGGGAAGGACGCTTCGCCGACGAGGTGGTGCCCGTGGAGGTGCCGGGCCGCAAGGGCAGCACCGTCGTCGAGGCGGACGAGCACATCCGCCCCGACACGACGACCGAGAGCCTGGCCGGGCTGCGCCCGATCCTCGGTCGCCAGGACCCCGACGCGACCGTCACCGCCGGCAACGCCAGCGGGCAGAACGACGCCGCCGCCCTCTGCGTCGTCACCACGCGCGAGCGCGCCGAGGAGCTGGGCCTCCATCCGATGCTGGCGCTGCGCTCGTGGGCCGTGGCCGGCGTGGCACCGGAGACGATGGGCATCGGCCCGGTGCCCGCGACCGCCGCGGCGCTGGAGCGCGCCGGTCTCACCCTCGCCGACCTCGACCTCATCGAGCTCAACGAGGCCTTCGCCGCACAGGCCCTCGCCGTGCTCACCGAGTGGGGGATGGCCGACCCGGCCTCGTGGGACCGGCTCAACGTCAACGGCTCGGGCATCTCGCTGGGCCACCCGGTCGGGGCGACCGGCGCCCGCATCCTCGCGACGCTCGCCCACGAGCTGGGCCGCCGAGAGGGCCGGTATGCGCTGGAGACGATGTGCATCGGTGGCGGTCAGGGACTCGCCGCGCTCTTCGAGCGGGTCAGCTGA
- a CDS encoding DEAD/DEAH box helicase, with protein sequence MPSPAERYAASRARAAKQATPAGRFTESLGLELDDFQSEAIEAVQEGAGVLVAAPTGAGKTVVGEFAVALALETGRKAFYTTPIKALSNQKYHDLVARHGAANVGLLTGDASINGEAPVVVMTTEVLRNMMYAASPTLRGLGFVIMDEVHYLADRWRGAVWEEVIIHLPEAVQVISLSATVSNAEEFGDWLRQVRGRGNPESLRVIVSEHRPVPLWQHMMVGQRLYDLFVTDGLRAAPGVDGTTRVNPELLEAISAAERSARADSGWRRDDPGGPRGRRGEPRGRGRSGQARGHSRRYDDARGSGGGDAGFSRGSLPGGVASRAQVIDRLDRDALLPAITFIFSRAGCDAAVQQLLGRGTRLIPEDQGQTIRALVAERVAEVDPADLGVLGYHDFVEGLSRGYAAHHAGMLPLFREIVEELFTAGRVRSVFATETLALGINMPARTVVLEKLVKFNGEEHAPVTPAEYTQLTGRAGRRGIDIEGHAVVLWRRGVDPMDVAGLASTRTYPLRSSFRPSSNMAVNLVAQYGRDRAHELLQASFAQFQADRSVVGLTTQIRHNTEALEGYAASMVCDRGDFREYGRMRHQLSEVEKKAARTRQAQRRSDIGQALESLEPGQVIQLDGGRHGTMAVVIKGARGRSAGPEPTVVTSNGRVQRLSIPGFRDVPEIIGTLRVPSHFNERSPKARKDLAAALRSTVREPVPGRGGRGRRGDGIPEGTQAQVEELRAALAAHPCHSCPEREDHARWSARWWTLRKETDDLQRRVTHRTNTLAATFERICDLLGAMGYLSEDGREVTDQGQRLRRIYTELDLVAAESLRRGTWRRLTPADLAAVVSTLVHEARGDEPGDPPTPSVEVAEALGEMGSIWTEVQAGKLAHNLTGDRELDPGISWMVHRWASGRGLEEVLRSGDLSAGDFVRRAKQVVDLLGQIAHAADDDVAATARRASAAMLRGVVAADRLD encoded by the coding sequence ATGCCCAGCCCCGCCGAACGCTACGCCGCCTCGCGCGCCCGGGCCGCGAAGCAGGCCACCCCTGCCGGGCGGTTCACCGAGTCCCTCGGCCTGGAGCTCGACGACTTCCAGAGCGAGGCGATCGAGGCGGTCCAGGAGGGTGCGGGCGTGCTCGTCGCGGCACCGACCGGGGCCGGCAAGACGGTCGTGGGCGAGTTCGCGGTGGCGCTGGCGCTCGAGACCGGCCGCAAGGCGTTCTACACCACGCCGATCAAGGCGCTGTCCAACCAGAAGTACCACGACCTCGTCGCCCGCCACGGCGCCGCCAACGTCGGGCTACTCACCGGGGACGCCTCGATCAACGGCGAGGCCCCCGTGGTCGTCATGACTACCGAGGTCCTGCGCAACATGATGTATGCCGCGTCCCCGACCCTGCGCGGCCTCGGTTTCGTCATCATGGACGAGGTGCACTACCTCGCCGACCGGTGGCGCGGCGCGGTGTGGGAGGAGGTCATCATCCACCTCCCCGAGGCGGTGCAGGTCATCTCTCTGTCGGCCACGGTGAGCAATGCCGAGGAGTTCGGCGACTGGCTGCGCCAGGTGCGCGGCCGGGGCAACCCCGAGTCGCTGCGGGTCATCGTCTCCGAGCACCGCCCGGTGCCCCTCTGGCAGCACATGATGGTCGGCCAGCGGCTCTACGACCTCTTCGTCACCGACGGGCTGCGCGCCGCACCCGGCGTGGACGGCACCACCCGCGTCAATCCCGAGCTGCTGGAGGCGATCTCGGCGGCCGAGCGGTCGGCCCGGGCCGACAGCGGGTGGCGACGCGACGACCCCGGCGGACCGCGAGGACGCCGTGGGGAGCCCCGCGGGCGGGGCCGGTCGGGGCAGGCGCGTGGTCACTCCCGGCGCTACGACGACGCGCGGGGGAGCGGCGGCGGTGACGCGGGCTTCTCGCGGGGGTCGCTCCCCGGTGGCGTGGCGAGCCGGGCCCAGGTCATCGACCGGCTCGACCGCGACGCGCTGCTGCCCGCGATCACCTTCATCTTCAGCCGCGCCGGGTGCGACGCCGCCGTGCAGCAGCTCCTCGGGCGCGGCACCCGGCTCATCCCCGAGGACCAGGGACAGACGATCCGCGCGCTCGTGGCCGAGCGGGTCGCCGAGGTCGACCCCGCCGACCTGGGCGTCCTGGGCTACCACGACTTCGTCGAGGGTCTCTCCCGCGGCTATGCCGCGCACCACGCCGGCATGCTCCCGCTCTTCCGGGAGATCGTCGAGGAGCTCTTCACCGCCGGTCGGGTGCGCTCGGTCTTCGCGACCGAGACCCTGGCGCTGGGCATCAACATGCCCGCGCGCACCGTCGTGCTGGAGAAGCTCGTGAAGTTCAACGGCGAGGAGCACGCGCCGGTGACCCCGGCGGAGTACACCCAGCTCACCGGGCGGGCCGGGCGGCGCGGCATCGACATCGAGGGCCACGCCGTCGTCCTGTGGCGGCGCGGGGTGGACCCGATGGACGTCGCCGGGCTCGCCTCGACCCGTACCTACCCCCTGCGCAGCTCCTTCCGGCCCAGCTCCAACATGGCGGTCAACCTCGTCGCGCAGTACGGCCGGGACCGCGCCCACGAGCTGCTGCAGGCCAGCTTCGCGCAGTTCCAGGCGGACCGGTCGGTCGTGGGGCTCACCACCCAGATCCGGCACAACACCGAGGCGCTGGAGGGGTATGCCGCGTCCATGGTCTGCGACCGCGGCGACTTCCGGGAGTACGGCCGCATGCGGCACCAGCTGTCCGAGGTGGAGAAGAAGGCCGCCCGCACCCGGCAGGCCCAGCGGCGCAGCGACATCGGGCAGGCCCTGGAGTCGCTGGAGCCCGGTCAGGTCATCCAGCTCGACGGGGGGCGGCACGGCACGATGGCGGTCGTCATCAAGGGTGCGCGCGGTCGCTCCGCCGGACCGGAGCCCACGGTCGTCACCTCCAACGGCCGGGTCCAGCGACTGAGCATCCCCGGCTTCCGCGACGTCCCGGAGATCATCGGCACCCTGCGCGTGCCCTCCCACTTCAACGAGCGTAGCCCGAAGGCCCGCAAGGACCTCGCCGCCGCCCTGCGCTCCACCGTCCGCGAGCCGGTGCCCGGGCGGGGCGGCCGTGGGCGCCGGGGTGACGGCATACCTGAGGGGACGCAGGCGCAGGTCGAGGAGCTGCGGGCGGCACTCGCCGCGCACCCGTGCCACAGCTGCCCGGAACGGGAGGACCACGCGCGGTGGTCGGCCCGCTGGTGGACGCTGCGCAAGGAGACCGACGACCTGCAGCGCCGGGTCACCCACCGCACCAACACGCTCGCCGCGACCTTCGAGCGGATCTGCGACCTGCTCGGCGCCATGGGCTACCTCAGCGAGGACGGCCGGGAGGTCACCGACCAGGGGCAGCGGCTGCGGCGGATCTACACCGAGCTCGACCTCGTCGCCGCCGAGTCGCTGCGGCGCGGGACCTGGCGGCGGCTGACCCCGGCGGACCTCGCGGCCGTGGTCTCCACCCTGGTCCACGAGGCCCGCGGTGACGAGCCCGGCGACCCGCCCACCCCGAGCGTGGAGGTGGCCGAGGCCCTGGGCGAGATGGGCTCGATCTGGACCGAGGTGCAGGCCGGCAAGCTGGCGCACAACCTCACCGGCGACCGCGAGCTCGACCCGGGCATCTCCTGGATGGTGCACCGGTGGGCCTCCGGCCGCGGCCTCGAGGAGGTGCTGCGCTCGGGCGACCTGTCGGCGGGCGACTTCGTGCGGCGGGCCAAGCAGGTCGTCGACCTGCTCGGTCAGATCGCGCATGCCGCCGACGACGACGTGGCCGCCACGGCGCGCCGGGCCTCCGCGGCGATGCTGCGCGGCGTCGTCGCGGCCGACCGCCTCGACTGA
- a CDS encoding diacylglycerol/lipid kinase family protein, producing the protein MRYALVHGRRSGRGGAAGVGERATATLRDAGHDVVQVSAGTLEEARAACTALVADGVEVLAVAGGDGLVSLGADVCAGTPTALGILPAGTGNDNARSLGLPSGPAACVDVLLAGHTRTVDTLLLPELGRHVLGSVCGALDARINARANRLPRRLGAASYTVSALVEIALLRRQPPLHYRLTLDGRSRELDALVVVAASMPSIGGGLPIAPAADPADGELDVVLIHPVTPAQALGLLRAVRAGRHTGHPAVEILRAREVRVEGPPDVVAHGDGEALGPLPLTVRVDPASLQVVVPR; encoded by the coding sequence ATGAGGTATGCGCTCGTGCACGGTCGGCGTTCCGGCCGTGGCGGCGCGGCAGGGGTGGGGGAGCGGGCGACTGCCACGCTGCGTGACGCCGGGCACGACGTGGTGCAGGTGAGCGCGGGGACCCTGGAGGAGGCCCGCGCCGCGTGCACCGCCCTGGTGGCCGACGGCGTCGAGGTGCTGGCGGTCGCCGGTGGCGACGGGCTCGTCAGCCTCGGCGCGGACGTCTGCGCCGGCACCCCCACGGCCCTGGGCATCCTCCCGGCGGGCACCGGCAACGACAACGCCCGCAGCCTGGGCCTGCCGAGCGGGCCCGCAGCCTGCGTCGACGTCCTCCTCGCGGGCCACACCCGCACGGTCGACACGCTGCTCCTGCCCGAGCTGGGCCGGCACGTCCTGGGCTCGGTCTGCGGCGCGCTCGACGCCCGGATCAACGCCCGGGCCAACCGGCTGCCGAGGCGGCTGGGCGCGGCGTCCTACACCGTGTCCGCCCTCGTCGAGATCGCCCTCCTGCGCCGTCAGCCGCCCCTGCACTACCGGCTCACGCTCGACGGGCGCAGCCGCGAGCTGGACGCCCTGGTCGTCGTCGCGGCCTCCATGCCCTCCATCGGCGGCGGGCTCCCCATCGCCCCTGCTGCCGACCCTGCCGACGGCGAGCTCGACGTCGTCCTCATCCACCCCGTGACGCCGGCCCAGGCCCTGGGGCTGCTGCGCGCCGTCCGGGCGGGGCGGCATACCGGACATCCGGCGGTCGAGATCCTGCGCGCCCGCGAGGTGCGCGTGGAGGGACCACCGGATGTCGTCGCCCACGGCGACGGCGAGGCGCTCGGTCCGCTGCCGCTGACCGTGCGGGTGGACCCCGCGAGCCTGCAGGTGGTCGTGCCCCGCTGA
- the tatC gene encoding twin-arginine translocase subunit TatC produces MTRPTRARRAKDPEGRMSLGEHFRELRNRLTISVIAVLAGAVVGWIFYEPVIDFISAPVEAVRDSEGDRIVSLNFAGVTDAFGMQVKVAFFVGIALASPVWLWQVWAFLLPGLTRPERRIALSYFCVSIPLFFAGASLAGFTFPRLYAILLEFAPDGFSNIQNASAYLTLVLYFCLAFGLAFLLPVVLIALNQIGILPAPLMLKGWRVTLFGILVFSAFMTPDPNAVSMLLMAAPVFALYWCAVAFAFVLDRRRAKKNPGRYAGLSPDEATPLT; encoded by the coding sequence GTGACCCGGCCCACCCGCGCCCGCCGCGCCAAGGACCCCGAGGGGAGGATGTCCCTCGGGGAGCACTTCCGTGAGCTGCGCAACCGGCTGACGATCAGCGTGATCGCCGTGCTCGCGGGCGCCGTGGTCGGGTGGATCTTCTACGAGCCGGTCATCGACTTCATCTCCGCCCCCGTGGAGGCGGTGCGCGACAGCGAGGGCGACCGCATCGTCAGCCTCAACTTCGCCGGCGTGACCGACGCCTTCGGGATGCAGGTCAAGGTGGCGTTCTTCGTGGGGATCGCGCTGGCCAGCCCGGTCTGGCTGTGGCAGGTCTGGGCGTTCCTGCTGCCCGGCCTGACGCGGCCGGAGCGGCGGATCGCGCTGTCCTACTTCTGCGTCTCGATCCCACTCTTCTTCGCCGGCGCCAGCCTGGCCGGGTTCACCTTCCCCCGCCTCTACGCCATCCTCCTGGAGTTCGCCCCCGACGGCTTCAGCAACATCCAGAACGCCAGCGCCTACCTCACCCTCGTCCTCTACTTCTGCCTGGCCTTCGGCCTCGCCTTCCTCCTGCCGGTCGTCCTCATCGCGCTCAACCAGATCGGCATCCTGCCCGCCCCGCTCATGCTCAAGGGCTGGCGGGTCACGCTCTTCGGCATCCTCGTCTTCTCGGCGTTCATGACCCCCGACCCCAACGCGGTGAGCATGCTGCTCATGGCAGCGCCGGTCTTCGCGCTCTACTGGTGCGCGGTCGCCTTCGCCTTCGTCCTCGACCGACGCCGCGCCAAGAAGAACCCCGGCCGGTATGCCGGGCTGTCCCCGGACGAGGCGACCCCGCTGACATGA
- the tatA gene encoding Sec-independent protein translocase subunit TatA, which yields MRLQAWHVVILIVAFVVLFGWKNLPNMARSMGESMRVFKSEVDQMKDEGEARKTEKDAERPALDDRRASADGDTARAEYDAMKRREGDGSTGTTGTSGTPGTGV from the coding sequence ATGCGACTCCAGGCCTGGCACGTCGTCATCCTCATCGTCGCCTTCGTCGTCCTCTTCGGGTGGAAGAACCTGCCCAACATGGCCCGCTCCATGGGGGAGTCGATGCGGGTGTTCAAGTCCGAGGTCGACCAGATGAAGGACGAGGGTGAGGCCCGCAAGACCGAGAAGGACGCCGAGCGTCCCGCCCTCGACGACCGCCGCGCGAGTGCCGACGGCGACACCGCCCGCGCCGAGTACGACGCCATGAAGCGGCGCGAGGGCGACGGCTCCACGGGCACGACCGGCACCTCGGGCACCCCCGGCACCGGCGTCTGA
- a CDS encoding helix-turn-helix transcriptional regulator, whose product MPTYESATSRVSRMLTMVPWLLHRQGIDLATAAAELGVSETQVVDDLQVLFLCGLPGHYPDDLIEASWEGGRVFVGNADTIARPLRLGRDEALALIVALRALADTPGLAERDAIDRALGKLEGAAGETAAAAAAVRVDLEQPADDAVAASVRRSLTERRRLHLRYTSASRDETTERDVDPLRVLSVDGRWYLEGWCHRAQGLRLFRLDRIEAADVLEQPATPPEDLPDRPVGTGVYRPDPQDQSVTLDLDPGSAWVAEQIPAEEVTPREDGSVRMVLRVADPRWLLRLVLREGGGVRVVEPASLVAAVREGAREALAGNPSSPPAR is encoded by the coding sequence ATGCCGACCTACGAGAGCGCGACCTCCCGCGTGTCCCGGATGCTGACGATGGTGCCCTGGCTGCTGCACCGGCAGGGCATCGACCTGGCGACGGCCGCCGCCGAGCTCGGTGTGAGCGAGACGCAGGTCGTGGACGACCTGCAGGTCCTCTTCCTCTGCGGCCTACCGGGCCACTACCCCGACGACCTCATCGAGGCCTCCTGGGAGGGTGGGCGCGTCTTCGTCGGCAACGCCGACACCATCGCCCGGCCGCTGCGCCTGGGGCGTGACGAGGCGCTCGCGCTCATCGTGGCGCTGCGGGCCCTGGCCGACACGCCGGGCCTGGCCGAGCGCGACGCCATCGACCGGGCCCTGGGCAAGCTGGAGGGAGCCGCGGGGGAGACCGCTGCCGCCGCCGCCGCGGTGCGGGTCGACCTCGAGCAGCCCGCCGACGACGCGGTCGCGGCCAGCGTCCGCCGGAGCCTGACCGAGCGCCGTCGCCTCCACCTGCGCTACACCTCGGCCAGCCGTGACGAGACGACCGAGCGCGACGTCGACCCGCTGCGGGTGCTCTCGGTCGACGGCCGGTGGTACCTCGAGGGCTGGTGCCACCGAGCGCAGGGGCTGCGCCTCTTCCGGCTCGACCGGATCGAGGCCGCCGACGTCCTCGAGCAGCCGGCCACCCCGCCGGAGGACCTGCCTGATCGCCCGGTCGGCACCGGCGTCTACCGCCCCGACCCGCAGGACCAGTCCGTCACCCTCGACCTCGACCCCGGCTCGGCCTGGGTGGCCGAGCAGATCCCGGCCGAGGAGGTCACCCCGCGGGAGGACGGCTCGGTGCGGATGGTGCTGCGCGTCGCGGACCCGCGATGGCTCCTGCGGCTGGTGCTGCGCGAGGGCGGGGGAGTGCGTGTCGTCGAGCCCGCTTCCCTCGTCGCCGCCGTGCGTGAGGGGGCGCGCGAGGCCCTCGCCGGGAACCCCTCGTCACCACCGGCCCGTTAG
- a CDS encoding helix-turn-helix transcriptional regulator, producing the protein MAKSTSTAPSPAAAKTERLLNLVIALLHTRQPLSRAKLRQAVPDYARSSPEAFERMFERDKDELRALGIPLRTEPIDAFFDDEPGYRIDQREYALPEIDFAPDELAVLGLAARAWSQASLAGPAAMALRKLDAAGVVRDESSVAGIEPLLHTPDPAFEPVRDAVLERCPITFDYRGGTGDLARRRVQPWGLTSWHGRWYLTAHDLDRDAPRVFRLDRVVGTPTRSGRPGEYAVPDDLDALAMIRRSAGEDGERTVTARLQVRDGAAASLRRRGRPVAGTTDLPEGWSRVELDVASLPPLAREICAAGPDVRVEEPPELATQVAERLGAVLAAHGGGQG; encoded by the coding sequence ATGGCGAAGAGCACGAGCACCGCCCCGAGCCCGGCCGCGGCGAAGACCGAGCGGCTGCTCAACCTCGTCATCGCCCTGCTGCACACCCGTCAGCCGCTGTCCCGCGCCAAGCTGCGCCAGGCGGTGCCGGACTACGCGCGGAGCAGCCCGGAGGCCTTCGAGCGGATGTTCGAGCGCGACAAGGACGAGCTGCGCGCGCTGGGGATCCCGCTGCGCACCGAGCCGATCGACGCCTTCTTCGACGACGAGCCGGGCTACCGCATCGACCAGCGGGAGTACGCCCTGCCCGAGATCGACTTCGCCCCGGACGAGCTCGCGGTCCTCGGGCTCGCGGCCCGCGCGTGGAGCCAGGCGAGTCTCGCCGGCCCCGCGGCGATGGCGCTGCGCAAGCTCGACGCCGCCGGGGTGGTCCGCGACGAGTCCTCGGTCGCGGGGATCGAGCCGCTGCTGCACACGCCGGACCCCGCCTTCGAGCCGGTGCGCGACGCCGTGCTCGAGCGGTGCCCGATCACCTTCGACTACCGCGGTGGCACGGGCGACCTCGCGCGCCGCCGGGTCCAGCCGTGGGGGCTGACCAGCTGGCACGGCCGGTGGTACCTCACCGCCCACGACCTCGACCGCGACGCACCACGGGTCTTCCGTCTGGACCGCGTCGTGGGCACCCCGACGCGGTCCGGCAGGCCGGGGGAGTATGCCGTGCCCGACGACCTCGACGCGCTCGCCATGATCCGGCGCAGCGCCGGGGAGGACGGCGAGCGCACGGTGACCGCCAGACTGCAGGTGCGCGACGGGGCCGCCGCCTCGCTGCGTCGTCGGGGGCGGCCGGTCGCCGGCACCACCGACCTCCCCGAGGGGTGGTCGCGGGTGGAGCTCGACGTCGCCTCGCTGCCGCCGCTGGCCCGCGAGATCTGCGCCGCCGGGCCGGACGTGCGGGTCGAGGAGCCGCCGGAGCTCGCCACCCAGGTGGCCGAACGGCTGGGCGCCGTGCTGGCCGCGCACGGAGGAGGACAGGGCTGA
- a CDS encoding DUF3866 family protein, with protein sequence MITWREGEVRDLLPGWTGVQVLRVDVGGDPVLALAYPDVVGTAAVGDRVLLNVTALERGLGTGGSALVVAIPDRAAAWPGAAEGDSNGGDVTGGDATEGCARPPGHLVKARYTPLQPMVLGVDDPEGEHHAALQEADDLEGMPVLATDLHSALPAVLAGIRAGHPDARVAYVMTDGAALPLAWSRTVAGLRDAGWLASTITAGQTFGGDLEAVTVHTALLAARHVVGADVAVVIQGPGNLGTDTRWGFSGVAAGEALNAASVLGGRPVAGVRVSQADARARHRGLSHHSATAFGRVLTRAADLPVPSTVGIAEGFTAVGAPTDSAMTSRAPSTPPHPPQTASLWDGTSLLACLEQVQEQARELVARAPHLTLVEVATEGLPEALEDVPVRLTTMGRGLEDDPAAFLAAAAAGRHAARLLS encoded by the coding sequence GTGATCACGTGGCGCGAGGGCGAGGTGCGCGACCTGCTCCCCGGCTGGACCGGGGTGCAGGTGCTCCGGGTCGACGTCGGGGGCGATCCGGTCCTGGCCCTGGCCTACCCGGACGTCGTCGGCACCGCTGCCGTGGGTGATCGGGTGCTGCTCAACGTCACCGCGCTGGAGCGGGGGCTCGGCACCGGTGGGTCTGCCCTCGTCGTCGCCATCCCCGACCGCGCGGCGGCCTGGCCGGGGGCAGCTGAGGGGGACTCGAACGGTGGGGACGTGACCGGTGGGGACGCGACCGAGGGGTGCGCCCGGCCACCGGGGCACCTGGTCAAGGCGCGCTACACCCCGCTGCAGCCGATGGTGCTGGGCGTCGACGACCCCGAGGGTGAGCACCACGCGGCGCTGCAGGAGGCCGACGACCTGGAGGGTATGCCGGTGCTCGCCACCGACCTGCACTCCGCTCTGCCCGCCGTGCTGGCCGGGATCCGCGCCGGGCACCCGGACGCGCGGGTGGCCTACGTCATGACGGACGGCGCGGCCCTGCCACTGGCCTGGTCGAGGACGGTCGCCGGGCTGCGTGACGCGGGCTGGCTGGCGAGCACGATCACCGCCGGGCAGACCTTCGGCGGCGACCTGGAGGCCGTCACGGTGCACACCGCGCTGCTGGCCGCTCGCCACGTCGTGGGCGCCGACGTGGCGGTGGTGATCCAGGGCCCGGGCAACCTCGGGACCGACACGCGGTGGGGGTTCTCCGGCGTGGCCGCGGGCGAGGCGCTCAACGCGGCCAGCGTGCTCGGGGGTCGACCGGTCGCCGGGGTACGGGTGTCGCAGGCCGACGCGCGGGCACGGCACCGCGGCCTGTCACACCACAGCGCGACCGCCTTCGGGCGGGTCCTCACCCGGGCGGCGGACCTCCCCGTGCCGTCGACCGTGGGGATTGCGGAGGGGTTCACTGCGGTGGGCGCGCCGACCGACTCCGCGATGACCTCTCGCGCACCCTCCACTCCTCCGCACCCCCCGCAGACCGCGTCCCTGTGGGACGGGACGTCACTCCTCGCCTGCCTGGAGCAGGTGCAGGAGCAGGCGCGTGAGCTCGTCGCACGTGCGCCGCACCTGACGCTCGTGGAGGTCGCGACCGAGGGTCTTCCGGAGGCGCTGGAGGACGTGCCGGTCCGCCTGACGACGATGGGCCGCGGTCTCGAGGACGACCCTGCCGCCTTCCTGGCCGCGGCCGCAGCAGGCCGTCACGCCGCGCGCCTCCTTTCCTGA